One genomic region from Mesorhizobium terrae encodes:
- a CDS encoding acetolactate synthase 3 large subunit yields MSNGQSERREMTGAEMVVQALIDNGVKHLFGYPGGAVLPIYDELFQQDAVQHILVRHEQGAGHAAEGYARSTGKAGVMLVTSGPGATNAVTPLQDALMDSIPLVCLTGQVPTSLIGSDAFQECDTVGITRPCTKHNWLVKDVNELSAIIHEAFHVATTGRPGPVVVDIPKDVQFARGIYTPPQTAPRTSYQPKVQGDLEKIKAAVEMLAGAKQPIIYSGGGVVNSGPEASHLLRELVDLTGFPITSTLMGLGAYPASGKNWLGMLGMHGTYEANMAMHDCDVMLCVGARFDDRITGRLNAFSPNSKKIHIDIDPSSINKNVRADVGILGDVGRVMEDLVRLWRATAKADKKALYPWWEQIARWRARDSLAYKPSNDVIMPQYAIERLYELTKDRDTYITTEVGQHQMWAAQHFHFDKPNHWMTSGGLGTMGYGLPAALGVQIAHPDSLVIDIAGDASVQMTMQEMSAAVQYEAPIKIFILNNQYMGMVRQWQQLLHGNRLSHSYTEAMPDFVKLAEAYGGHGIRCEKPGDLDDAIKEMISVKKPVLFDCRVANLANCFPMIPSGKAHNEMLLPDEATDEAVANAIDAKGRELV; encoded by the coding sequence ATGAGCAACGGACAAAGCGAGCGGCGTGAGATGACAGGCGCCGAAATGGTTGTGCAGGCGCTGATCGACAATGGCGTCAAGCATCTTTTCGGATATCCGGGCGGCGCGGTCCTTCCGATCTATGACGAGCTTTTCCAGCAGGACGCTGTGCAGCACATCCTGGTGCGCCACGAACAGGGCGCCGGCCACGCGGCGGAAGGCTATGCGCGCTCGACCGGCAAGGCGGGTGTCATGCTGGTCACCTCCGGCCCCGGCGCTACCAATGCGGTGACGCCGCTGCAGGACGCGCTGATGGATTCGATCCCGCTGGTCTGCCTCACGGGCCAGGTGCCGACCTCGCTCATCGGCTCGGACGCCTTCCAGGAATGCGACACTGTCGGCATCACGCGGCCCTGTACCAAGCACAATTGGCTGGTGAAGGACGTCAACGAACTCTCGGCCATCATCCACGAGGCCTTCCATGTCGCTACCACCGGCCGGCCGGGCCCGGTGGTCGTCGACATTCCGAAGGACGTGCAGTTCGCCAGGGGCATCTATACGCCGCCGCAGACGGCGCCGCGCACCTCCTATCAGCCCAAGGTCCAGGGCGATCTGGAGAAGATCAAGGCCGCGGTCGAAATGCTGGCTGGCGCAAAGCAGCCGATCATCTATTCGGGCGGCGGCGTCGTCAATTCCGGCCCTGAGGCCAGCCATTTGCTGCGCGAACTGGTTGACCTGACGGGTTTCCCGATCACTTCGACGCTGATGGGGCTCGGCGCCTATCCGGCGTCGGGCAAGAACTGGCTCGGCATGCTCGGCATGCACGGCACCTACGAAGCCAATATGGCCATGCATGATTGCGACGTCATGCTGTGCGTCGGTGCCCGTTTCGACGACCGCATCACCGGCCGTCTCAACGCGTTCTCGCCGAATTCCAAGAAGATCCACATCGATATCGACCCGTCCTCGATCAACAAGAACGTGCGCGCCGATGTCGGCATTCTGGGCGATGTCGGCCGGGTGATGGAGGATCTGGTCCGGCTGTGGCGCGCCACTGCCAAGGCCGACAAGAAGGCGCTCTATCCGTGGTGGGAACAGATCGCCCGCTGGCGGGCGCGGGACTCGCTCGCCTATAAGCCAAGCAACGACGTGATTATGCCGCAATATGCGATCGAGCGTCTCTATGAACTCACCAAGGATCGCGACACCTACATTACCACCGAGGTCGGCCAGCATCAGATGTGGGCGGCGCAGCACTTCCACTTCGACAAGCCGAACCATTGGATGACTTCGGGCGGCCTCGGCACGATGGGCTACGGCCTGCCGGCGGCGCTCGGCGTGCAGATCGCCCATCCCGACTCACTGGTCATTGACATCGCCGGCGATGCTTCGGTGCAGATGACGATGCAGGAAATGAGCGCGGCGGTGCAATACGAGGCGCCGATCAAGATCTTCATCCTCAACAATCAGTACATGGGCATGGTGCGCCAGTGGCAACAGCTCCTGCACGGCAACCGGCTGTCGCATTCCTACACCGAAGCGATGCCCGACTTCGTCAAGCTGGCCGAAGCCTATGGTGGCCATGGTATCCGCTGCGAGAAGCCGGGCGATCTGGACGACGCCATCAAGGAGATGATCTCGGTCAAGAAGCCGGTTCTGTTCGACTGCCGTGTCGCCAATCTCGCCAATTGCTTCCCGATGATCCCGTCGGGCAAGGCGCACAACGAGATGCTGCTTCCCGACGAGGCAACGGACGAGGCTGTCGCCAACGCCATCGACGCCAAGGGCAGGGAGCTGGTGTGA
- the ilvN gene encoding acetolactate synthase small subunit, with product MNAQHLQPTGSAYFIAKETEVPENHTLSVLVDNEPGVLARVIGLFSGRGYNIESLTVSETEHEKHLSRITIVTRGTPHVLEQIKHQLERIVPVHRVVDLTVRSTELGQERPLERELALVKVAGTGDSRVEALRLADAFRASVIDANTEHFIFEITGKGSKIDQFIAIMRPLGLVEICRTGVAAMNRGPQGM from the coding sequence ATGAATGCACAGCACCTTCAACCCACCGGCTCCGCCTACTTCATCGCCAAGGAAACGGAAGTACCGGAAAACCACACGCTGTCCGTGCTGGTCGACAACGAACCGGGCGTGCTTGCCCGCGTCATCGGCCTGTTCTCCGGGCGGGGCTACAACATCGAAAGCCTGACCGTCTCTGAGACCGAGCACGAGAAACACCTGTCGCGCATCACCATCGTGACGCGCGGCACGCCGCATGTGCTGGAGCAGATCAAGCACCAGCTCGAGCGCATTGTGCCGGTGCATCGGGTGGTCGACCTGACCGTGCGCTCGACCGAGCTCGGCCAGGAGCGGCCGCTGGAGCGGGAACTTGCCCTGGTCAAGGTGGCGGGAACGGGCGACAGCCGCGTCGAGGCGCTCAGGCTGGCCGACGCTTTCCGTGCCAGTGTCATCGACGCCAACACCGAACATTTCATTTTCGAGATCACCGGCAAGGGCTCGAAGATCGACCAGTTCATCGCCATCATGCGCCCGCTCGGCCTGGTCGAGATCTGCCGCACCGGCGTGGCGGCGATGAACCGTGGCCCGCAGGGGATGTAG
- a CDS encoding LysE family translocator — protein sequence MSVDTFLALLVFAFVTSITPGPNNFMLLASGVNFGFTRTIPHMLGIGFGFLSLLLAVGFGLGTVLTALPALHMALKIAGGAYLLYLAWKIAMSRSMGGQANGKTQPMTFLEATAFQWINPKAWVMAMTGMALYTDADRPFLSVLLISIAFAVVNVPSVSCWAGFGMALRGFLSDPSRLKWFNIAMGVLLALTLWPMLR from the coding sequence ATGTCCGTCGATACTTTCCTTGCCCTGCTGGTGTTTGCTTTCGTCACCTCGATCACGCCGGGGCCGAACAATTTCATGCTCCTGGCGTCGGGCGTGAATTTTGGCTTCACGCGCACCATCCCCCATATGCTGGGCATCGGTTTCGGCTTCCTGTCGCTGCTTCTGGCGGTCGGTTTCGGCCTCGGCACGGTGCTCACCGCCTTGCCGGCACTGCATATGGCCCTCAAGATCGCCGGCGGCGCATATCTGCTCTATCTCGCCTGGAAGATCGCGATGTCGCGTTCGATGGGTGGGCAGGCCAACGGCAAGACGCAGCCCATGACCTTCCTGGAAGCGACCGCCTTCCAGTGGATCAATCCGAAGGCCTGGGTGATGGCGATGACCGGCATGGCCCTCTACACGGACGCCGACAGGCCATTCCTGTCCGTGCTCTTGATTTCCATCGCTTTTGCGGTGGTCAACGTGCCATCGGTGTCTTGCTGGGCGGGTTTTGGCATGGCGCTGCGCGGCTTTCTGTCCGACCCGTCACGGCTCAAATGGTTCAACATTGCCATGGGCGTGCTCCTGGCGCTGACCTTGTGGCCGATGTTGCGCTGA